The Mycobacterium sp. 3519A genome contains a region encoding:
- a CDS encoding HNH endonuclease signature motif containing protein: MPSAASFDGPAVSRSDRLEVLFEELAELAGQRNAIDGRIVEIAAQIDRDNLWGATGARSVAALMAWRLGLSSTTAHTITTIADRSEEFPRCTAAMREGRLSLDQVGVIAARAGEGSDAHYAELAAVATVSQLRTAVKLEPRPDPDPAPAPAASFSKTADETCTKYRITLPTDQAATFDAALASHRDALVNEYKHDHSDSSEEARPPLPTNSQAFMRLVEAGWDADVAARPHGQRTTVVVHVDVEQRIANLHLGPLLSDADRQYLTCDATCEAWFERCGRLVGAGRTTRTINRRLRRALEHRHPTCAVPGCGATRGLHAHHIIHWEDGGLTELDNLVLVCPYHHRMHHKGEITITGPAERLVVTDSDGDPLTSRSLAPWTGPLGERADWWWYDPYEPQPPPSDN; this comes from the coding sequence ATTCCGTCTGCTGCTTCTTTTGACGGTCCTGCGGTGTCTCGCAGCGACCGTCTGGAGGTGCTGTTTGAGGAGTTGGCCGAATTGGCGGGTCAGCGCAATGCCATTGATGGGCGCATTGTGGAGATCGCCGCGCAGATCGATCGGGACAACTTGTGGGGGGCGACGGGGGCGCGGTCGGTGGCGGCGTTGATGGCCTGGCGGTTGGGGTTGTCGTCGACGACTGCGCACACGATCACGACGATCGCTGACCGCAGTGAGGAGTTTCCGCGCTGCACGGCGGCGATGCGTGAGGGCCGGTTGTCGTTGGATCAGGTCGGGGTGATCGCCGCCCGCGCGGGCGAGGGATCCGATGCCCATTATGCGGAGTTGGCGGCGGTGGCCACGGTGAGTCAGTTGCGCACGGCGGTGAAGTTGGAGCCGCGCCCGGATCCGGATCCCGCGCCGGCGCCGGCGGCGTCGTTCAGCAAGACCGCGGACGAGACGTGCACGAAGTATCGGATCACCCTGCCCACTGATCAGGCCGCGACCTTTGATGCGGCGCTGGCCTCACACCGGGATGCGTTGGTCAACGAGTACAAACACGACCACAGCGACAGCAGCGAGGAAGCCCGCCCGCCGTTGCCGACGAATTCACAGGCCTTCATGCGGTTGGTGGAGGCGGGGTGGGATGCCGATGTGGCGGCCCGCCCGCACGGGCAGCGCACCACGGTGGTGGTGCATGTGGATGTCGAGCAGCGCATCGCCAACCTGCACCTGGGGCCGCTGCTCTCGGATGCCGACCGCCAATATTTGACCTGTGATGCCACCTGTGAGGCGTGGTTCGAACGCTGCGGACGGCTCGTCGGCGCCGGGCGCACCACGCGCACCATCAACCGGCGACTACGGCGGGCGTTGGAACACCGTCATCCGACTTGTGCGGTCCCCGGCTGTGGGGCCACCCGGGGTTTGCATGCCCATCACATCATCCATTGGGAGGATGGCGGGTTGACCGAGTTGGACAACCTGGTGCTGGTTTGTCCGTACCACCACCGGATGCATCACAAGGGCGAGATCACCATCACCGGGCCCGCCGAGCGGCTCGTCGTCACCGACAGTGACGGCGACCCACTGACCTCACGGTCGCTGGCACCCTGGACCGGGCCGCTCGGCGAACGCGCCGACTGGTGGTGGTACGACCCCTACGAACCCCAACCACCACCCAGCGACAACTAA
- a CDS encoding maleylpyruvate isomerase N-terminal domain-containing protein has translation MASRSPNTERSSWLSHEEYIDALQEQALRFASALREIAFDSRVPSCPDWTALDLARHVVQVYAHKAAVLRAGEAVSGRDVDAAGEAPFPEALERHDAVVADLAGVLAGLDPEDAAWTWMEGAGESTVGAWARRMAHEALVHRVDAELTAGMAISSVDDALTIDGVNEVLTWMAGDPDVIAEEAGTSSSSGTVLLDYGEAAWLVELGDGRHLVTPAPTGSQAGARISADPMALDLLLWGRPSSATWPAMAEVDRLRARLVKSLQ, from the coding sequence ATGGCCTCGCGATCGCCGAATACCGAAAGATCGAGCTGGCTGAGCCACGAGGAGTACATCGACGCCTTGCAGGAGCAGGCGCTTCGGTTCGCTTCGGCGTTGCGCGAGATCGCTTTCGATTCGCGCGTACCTTCATGCCCGGACTGGACTGCGCTGGATCTGGCGCGGCATGTCGTGCAGGTGTACGCCCACAAAGCGGCGGTCCTGCGGGCCGGCGAGGCCGTTTCAGGCCGCGATGTCGACGCTGCCGGCGAGGCGCCGTTTCCTGAGGCGCTTGAGCGACACGATGCGGTGGTCGCCGACCTTGCGGGTGTGCTGGCTGGCCTCGATCCCGAGGATGCTGCCTGGACGTGGATGGAGGGTGCAGGCGAGTCCACGGTCGGGGCGTGGGCACGGCGGATGGCCCATGAGGCACTGGTGCATCGCGTCGATGCCGAGCTCACCGCGGGCATGGCGATCAGTTCGGTCGATGACGCACTCACGATCGACGGGGTGAATGAGGTACTGACGTGGATGGCGGGTGACCCGGACGTGATCGCGGAAGAAGCGGGCACGTCGAGTTCGTCGGGCACCGTGCTGCTCGATTACGGCGAGGCCGCCTGGCTCGTCGAACTCGGCGACGGCAGGCATCTTGTCACTCCGGCACCCACCGGGTCGCAAGCAGGTGCGCGGATCAGCGCAGATCCGATGGCGCTCGACTTGCTGTTGTGGGGTCGGCCGTCGTCGGCGACGTGGCCGGCGATGGCTGAGGTTGACCGACTGCGCGCGCGCCTCGTGAAATCCCTTCAGTAG
- a CDS encoding adenylate/guanylate cyclase domain-containing protein → MIDGGVHYARNGDVRLAYRILGDADNTLVWVPGWVSNVDMLTDPDLPFTPFFEQLAHGTRFVAWDKRGTGLSDPVTRVPPLDERMDDLHAVMDAAGADCPALWGVSEGGPMSILFAATFPERVRSLILYGTLPRFTPEPPDYPWGLSKEMVAAFRDEVESAWGEGALATAFFGPIADVPGFREMYGRLQRVSASPMMARMLWEAVADIDVRPVLQSIRTPTLVLGRRGDIVSPPEAAQALADAIPGAEFRELPPGPHGLFDDAMASTILEYVCDTPQEEQGERVLSTVMFTDIVSSTELLSAHGDSHWRHELDVHDHLVDRMLSKYGGHRAKHTGDGVFALFDGPTKAARCGLELVPTLAGLGMHVRVGVHIGECEKRGDEWSGMAVHVGARIGGMAHADEVLASRTVRDLSAGSGLHFESLGVQRLKGLAEETEVFRVSKPVGVPF, encoded by the coding sequence ATGATCGACGGGGGAGTGCATTACGCGCGCAACGGGGACGTCCGCCTCGCGTATCGCATCCTTGGCGACGCCGACAACACGCTGGTATGGGTGCCGGGATGGGTCAGCAATGTCGATATGCTCACCGATCCCGATCTTCCGTTCACGCCGTTCTTCGAACAGTTGGCGCACGGCACCCGCTTCGTCGCCTGGGACAAGCGCGGCACCGGGCTGTCGGACCCGGTGACACGGGTTCCGCCGCTCGACGAGCGGATGGACGACCTGCACGCGGTGATGGACGCGGCAGGCGCGGACTGTCCCGCGCTCTGGGGAGTGTCCGAGGGCGGACCGATGAGCATTCTGTTCGCGGCGACGTTTCCCGAGCGGGTGCGCTCGCTGATCCTCTACGGGACACTTCCCCGGTTCACGCCCGAACCACCGGATTACCCGTGGGGTTTGTCCAAGGAGATGGTGGCCGCGTTTCGCGACGAGGTCGAGTCTGCTTGGGGCGAAGGCGCTTTGGCGACCGCGTTCTTCGGCCCGATCGCCGACGTGCCCGGCTTCCGCGAAATGTACGGCAGGCTCCAGCGCGTCTCGGCGAGCCCGATGATGGCGAGGATGCTGTGGGAAGCGGTCGCCGACATCGACGTCCGGCCGGTTCTGCAGAGCATCCGCACACCCACGCTTGTCCTCGGCAGGCGCGGCGACATCGTCTCACCGCCAGAGGCCGCCCAAGCGTTGGCGGATGCCATCCCCGGCGCCGAATTCCGGGAACTGCCGCCGGGACCGCACGGGCTGTTCGACGACGCGATGGCGTCGACCATCCTCGAATACGTCTGCGACACACCGCAAGAGGAACAGGGCGAGCGGGTGCTGTCGACGGTGATGTTCACCGACATCGTCAGCTCGACGGAGTTGCTCAGCGCTCACGGTGACTCGCACTGGCGCCACGAACTCGACGTCCACGACCACCTGGTCGACAGGATGCTGTCCAAGTACGGCGGTCACCGGGCCAAACACACGGGGGACGGTGTGTTCGCGCTGTTCGACGGGCCGACCAAGGCCGCCCGCTGCGGGCTCGAACTGGTGCCGACGCTGGCCGGACTCGGCATGCACGTCAGGGTCGGCGTGCACATCGGTGAATGCGAGAAGCGCGGCGACGAGTGGAGCGGCATGGCGGTCCACGTCGGTGCGCGCATCGGCGGCATGGCGCATGCCGACGAAGTGCTCGCCAGCAGGACCGTCCGCGACCTGTCGGCGGGCTCCGGATTGCACTTCGAAAGCCTTGGCGTGCAGCGCCTCAAGGGCCTGGCCGAGGAGACTGAGGTGTTTCGGGTCAGCAAGCCGGTCGGCGTGCCGTTCTGA
- a CDS encoding R2-like ligand-binding oxidase, with amino-acid sequence MTRTRSQSLAAGGLNWDSLPLKLFTGGNAKFWDPADIDFSRDREDWESLTELEREWATRLCAQFIAGEEAVTQDIQPFMAAMRAEGRLGDEMYLTQFAFEEAKHTQVFRMWLDAVGMTGDLQHFLDDLPAYRTIFYDELPESLDALATDPSPAAQVRASATYNHVIEGMMALTGYYAWHRICVDRGILPGMQELVKRIGDDERRHMAWGTFTCRRHVAADDSLWGVFETRMNQLIPLALQNTEDAYALYEVIPFGLEKDEFQQYATDKGMRRFGTISSARGRPVEEIDLDYTPLQLEDTFADEDRKALAASA; translated from the coding sequence ATGACAAGAACACGGTCACAGTCGCTCGCCGCGGGCGGACTCAATTGGGACAGCCTGCCGCTCAAGCTGTTCACGGGCGGCAATGCCAAGTTCTGGGATCCGGCCGATATCGACTTCTCCCGCGACCGGGAAGACTGGGAGTCGCTGACCGAACTCGAGCGCGAGTGGGCGACCCGGTTGTGCGCGCAGTTCATCGCGGGCGAGGAAGCGGTCACCCAGGACATCCAGCCGTTCATGGCGGCGATGCGCGCCGAGGGGAGGCTCGGCGACGAGATGTACTTGACCCAGTTCGCGTTCGAAGAGGCCAAGCACACGCAAGTGTTCCGGATGTGGCTCGACGCCGTCGGCATGACCGGCGATCTGCAGCACTTCCTCGACGACCTGCCCGCGTATCGGACGATCTTCTACGACGAACTCCCCGAATCGCTGGATGCCCTGGCGACCGACCCGTCGCCGGCGGCTCAGGTCCGCGCTTCGGCCACGTACAACCACGTCATCGAGGGCATGATGGCGCTGACGGGATACTATGCGTGGCACCGGATTTGCGTGGACCGCGGCATCCTGCCCGGGATGCAGGAACTGGTGAAGCGGATCGGTGATGACGAGCGACGGCACATGGCGTGGGGCACGTTCACCTGTCGACGTCACGTGGCCGCCGACGACTCACTCTGGGGTGTCTTCGAAACCCGGATGAACCAGCTCATCCCGTTGGCGTTGCAGAACACCGAAGACGCTTACGCCCTTTACGAGGTGATCCCGTTCGGCCTCGAGAAGGACGAGTTCCAGCAGTACGCCACCGACAAGGGGATGCGCCGCTTCGGCACGATCAGCAGCGCCCGCGGTCGTCCGGTCGAGGAGATCGATCTCGACTACACGCCGCTCCAACTCGAGGACACGTTCGCCGACGAGGATCGAAAGGCGTTGGCGGCGTCTGCCTAG
- a CDS encoding TetR/AcrR family transcriptional regulator, with translation MPTVTWARLDPARRAAVIEAAEAEFGAHGFSGGSLNVIARRAGVAKGSLFQYFADKRDLYAFIADVGSQRVRTYMETRIAELGPSRPFFEFLTDLMDSWVAYFADHPKERSLHAAASFEVDTDARVSVRSVIHRHYLEVLRPLVRDAQIRGDLAAEADTDALLSLLLLIFPHLALAPYVRGMDPILGLDEPTPEQPALAVRRLVAVLRSAFATSLSVTSTTA, from the coding sequence GTGCCGACAGTGACGTGGGCGCGACTTGACCCGGCTCGTCGGGCAGCGGTGATCGAGGCCGCCGAGGCGGAGTTCGGGGCGCATGGGTTCTCCGGCGGCAGCCTGAACGTCATCGCACGGCGCGCCGGAGTCGCCAAGGGCAGCCTGTTCCAATACTTCGCGGACAAGCGCGATCTCTACGCATTCATCGCCGATGTCGGTAGCCAGCGGGTGCGCACCTATATGGAGACCCGCATCGCCGAACTCGGCCCGAGCAGGCCGTTTTTCGAGTTTCTGACCGATCTGATGGATTCCTGGGTCGCGTACTTCGCCGATCATCCGAAGGAACGGTCGCTGCACGCCGCGGCGAGTTTCGAGGTCGACACCGATGCGCGCGTCAGCGTGCGCAGCGTCATCCATCGTCACTATCTGGAAGTGCTGCGCCCGCTGGTGCGAGACGCCCAGATCCGCGGCGACCTCGCGGCCGAGGCGGACACCGACGCGCTGCTGTCGCTGCTGCTGCTGATCTTCCCGCACCTGGCCCTGGCGCCGTATGTGCGCGGGATGGACCCGATTCTCGGCCTCGACGAGCCGACCCCGGAACAGCCGGCGCTGGCCGTGCGCAGGCTGGTCGCGGTGCTGCGGAGCGCGTTCGCCACATCGCTGTCGGTGACATCTACCACCGCTTGA
- a CDS encoding amidohydrolase family protein: MTRILLRGAQVVSLAPNRPDSERVDILIEDDRISAMGEYLDPTGADVVDLTYRIVIPGLVNAHLHTWQTALRFAGGDWSLLEYLAHTHGHVARRYSHHDMHIGTLAGALNQINCGTTTLGDWCHNCLTPDHTDAAIDALTTAGIRAVFLHGTPHGGPTKPHDVREIDRLLDGPIANSALLTAGMAIKGPQLSAPDVVIADLRAALERGVIASMHQSAGTPGHCWNAVGAAGLWGPHANIVHGTGLTDEWVKKLADAGVTFTTTPENELGQGHCTAITEQLLRAGAAPSLGTDTETAVSGEVLTAARITLACQRGLTHEQEFYRTGLSAPTAALTSKHALSWATVHGARALGLADKVGHLAPGMQADVVVIDARALNLWPAHDPIAAALQASIANIEAVMIAGHWRKRHHTLVDTDIDEVKDRLQESGERFAHKIRATGPLARTRRRVVRTVVRRHLRRQTRSGS; this comes from the coding sequence GTGACCCGAATTCTGTTGCGCGGCGCGCAGGTGGTGAGCCTGGCGCCGAATCGGCCCGATAGCGAACGGGTTGACATCCTCATCGAGGACGATCGCATCTCCGCGATGGGCGAGTACCTTGACCCAACCGGTGCCGACGTCGTCGACCTCACCTACCGCATCGTCATTCCCGGGCTCGTCAACGCCCACCTGCACACCTGGCAGACCGCGCTACGGTTCGCCGGCGGAGACTGGTCACTGCTGGAATACCTGGCCCACACCCACGGTCACGTCGCCCGCAGATACAGCCACCACGACATGCACATCGGGACATTGGCCGGTGCGCTGAACCAAATCAACTGCGGTACAACGACACTCGGTGACTGGTGTCACAACTGCCTGACACCTGACCATACCGACGCCGCCATCGACGCACTGACCACCGCCGGTATCCGAGCAGTCTTCTTGCACGGCACGCCCCATGGCGGCCCAACCAAACCTCACGACGTGCGCGAGATCGATCGCCTCCTCGACGGACCCATCGCCAACAGCGCACTGCTTACCGCGGGAATGGCGATCAAGGGTCCGCAACTGTCAGCTCCCGACGTGGTGATCGCGGACCTACGGGCCGCCCTCGAACGCGGCGTGATTGCATCGATGCACCAGAGCGCCGGAACGCCCGGACACTGCTGGAATGCCGTCGGCGCTGCTGGCCTGTGGGGTCCACACGCCAACATCGTCCACGGCACCGGGCTGACCGACGAATGGGTCAAGAAACTCGCCGACGCCGGAGTCACCTTCACGACCACACCGGAAAACGAACTGGGTCAAGGGCATTGCACGGCAATCACTGAACAACTGTTGCGCGCCGGCGCGGCCCCGTCACTCGGTACCGACACCGAAACGGCCGTATCCGGCGAAGTTCTCACCGCCGCCCGCATCACCCTGGCCTGCCAACGAGGCCTAACCCACGAGCAGGAGTTCTACCGCACCGGGCTGAGCGCACCGACCGCGGCGCTCACCAGCAAGCACGCGCTGTCGTGGGCGACCGTGCACGGCGCGCGCGCGCTCGGCCTGGCCGACAAGGTCGGCCACCTCGCCCCCGGGATGCAAGCCGATGTCGTCGTCATCGACGCCCGAGCACTGAACCTGTGGCCGGCCCACGATCCGATCGCCGCGGCGTTGCAGGCCAGCATCGCCAACATCGAAGCGGTCATGATCGCCGGGCACTGGCGCAAGCGCCACCACACCCTGGTCGACACGGACATCGACGAAGTCAAAGACCGGCTGCAGGAGTCGGGCGAACGATTCGCCCACAAGATCCGCGCGACCGGTCCGCTTGCCCGCACACGACGCCGCGTCGTGCGAACTGTCGTGCGCCGGCACCTTCGTCGCCAGACGAGGTCCGGTAGTTAG
- a CDS encoding TetR/AcrR family transcriptional regulator, translating into MSTSPLGPELVEQSPRRSRGRPRLPLDRIIATATALLDEEGADALSMRNLAQRLDSGTATLYRHFTGRADLVAQVVDSVLADAHVDDEALASMTWQQACQALARSLFDVFRRHPHVAPLLVEQMPTGPNAMAQREQMIALLLKSGFSPSLAAQACATLARYVLGFATQLSPPGASATDEDEVWQTLDPQTFPATASVADHLPVPLEQEFAFGLELLINGLNQVAHHDGKRASNRRPRRG; encoded by the coding sequence GTGAGCACGTCACCTTTGGGGCCTGAGCTAGTGGAGCAGAGCCCGCGGCGATCCCGGGGCCGCCCACGGCTGCCGCTGGACCGGATCATCGCGACCGCAACCGCACTCCTGGACGAGGAAGGCGCCGACGCCCTGTCCATGCGCAACCTGGCCCAGCGCCTGGACTCGGGTACTGCGACGTTGTACAGGCACTTCACCGGACGAGCGGACCTGGTCGCCCAGGTCGTCGACAGCGTGCTGGCCGACGCGCATGTCGACGACGAGGCACTTGCCAGTATGACGTGGCAGCAAGCCTGTCAAGCGTTGGCACGCAGCCTATTTGATGTGTTCCGACGCCACCCCCACGTCGCACCCCTGTTGGTCGAACAGATGCCGACCGGGCCCAATGCGATGGCTCAGCGCGAACAGATGATCGCGCTGCTACTCAAATCGGGCTTCTCGCCATCGCTGGCCGCGCAAGCGTGCGCCACGCTGGCGCGCTACGTCCTCGGGTTCGCCACGCAACTGTCCCCGCCGGGGGCCAGCGCTACGGACGAGGACGAGGTGTGGCAGACCCTGGACCCTCAGACATTCCCTGCTACCGCCAGCGTGGCCGACCATCTGCCCGTACCGCTGGAGCAAGAGTTCGCCTTCGGCCTGGAACTCCTCATCAACGGCTTGAACCAGGTTGCGCACCACGACGGCAAACGCGCGTCCAATCGACGCCCTCGGCGCGGCTAG
- a CDS encoding alpha/beta fold hydrolase, producing MMVHDIDVHSDSQFATVDGMRIHYRRSGNGPTVVLLHGSASSLYGVEAVAQRLWGSFDVIRLDLPGFGVTGPRPDRDYRVTTYAGTLARFLDTIGVERCAVVGNSLGGNIAWNLALDHPEHLQLTGLALINATGYPDKELPAAMALARNPVVGQLLRRFMPRRAVERSLRQAVGPNSDTVDDAMVDRAHRLWNRAGNRSAFVDFLTTDQPDRSGEIPYISVPTLVLRSAGMDGQHFTRDIAGSVEKVHPDGGHLLPEEDPAWVADAVNDFLHSRPARNAQ from the coding sequence ATGATGGTTCACGATATCGATGTGCACTCGGACTCGCAGTTCGCCACCGTCGACGGCATGCGGATCCATTACCGACGGTCGGGGAATGGCCCGACGGTGGTGCTACTGCACGGCAGCGCGTCCTCGCTGTACGGGGTGGAGGCCGTCGCCCAACGGCTGTGGGGGTCCTTCGACGTGATTCGCCTGGACCTGCCTGGTTTCGGCGTAACGGGGCCTCGCCCCGACCGCGACTACCGCGTCACCACCTACGCCGGGACGCTCGCACGATTCTTGGACACCATCGGCGTCGAGCGATGCGCCGTGGTCGGTAATTCGTTGGGCGGCAACATCGCCTGGAATCTTGCCCTCGATCACCCCGAGCACCTGCAGCTGACCGGTTTGGCGTTGATCAACGCGACTGGCTATCCGGATAAGGAACTGCCCGCCGCGATGGCATTGGCGCGCAACCCGGTAGTCGGGCAACTGCTACGGCGGTTCATGCCCCGGCGCGCCGTCGAGCGCAGCCTGCGGCAAGCCGTCGGACCGAACTCCGACACTGTCGACGACGCGATGGTGGATCGCGCGCACCGGTTGTGGAACCGGGCCGGCAACCGCTCGGCATTCGTGGATTTCCTGACCACCGACCAACCCGACCGCAGCGGTGAGATTCCCTACATCAGCGTGCCGACCCTGGTGCTGCGCAGCGCCGGCATGGATGGCCAACACTTCACCCGCGACATCGCAGGCAGTGTCGAAAAGGTCCATCCCGACGGCGGACATCTGCTGCCCGAGGAAGACCCGGCCTGGGTAGCGGACGCGGTCAACGACTTTCTGCACTCCCGTCCAGCAAGGAACGCCCAATGA
- a CDS encoding alpha/beta fold hydrolase: MKYFVAAGEDRRLDAATRGRLRGSYIQLSDGVTHYELTGPDGGDVVVLAGGLTIPLFYWDELAAELHARGLRTLTYSGYGRGYSDRVVARYDEALFVRQLRELVQHLDLPASKHVVGTSMGALIAMAYVSQHVGSAATLTLVGPAGLSRQPVAQKLLLGNDITASVLAKRFGRRVLEQHLGHNVADADRAAALAAMIGDASRYEGSIYGFFETLQHFPLFNRAELYRHTGTLHLPTQLIWGRDDHVTPISSLGQVRELLQPSQCHVIDDCGHMAPFERPLVVADQLATFYDTFHRSA; encoded by the coding sequence ATGAAGTACTTCGTCGCAGCCGGAGAAGACCGCCGACTGGACGCCGCCACGCGGGGTCGTCTTCGCGGTAGTTACATTCAATTAAGCGATGGTGTAACGCATTACGAGCTGACTGGGCCTGACGGCGGTGACGTCGTCGTGCTGGCCGGCGGGCTGACCATTCCGTTGTTCTACTGGGACGAGCTGGCTGCCGAGCTACATGCCCGCGGACTGCGCACACTGACCTACAGCGGCTACGGGCGCGGCTACTCCGACCGCGTCGTCGCCCGCTATGACGAGGCGCTGTTCGTGCGCCAACTCCGCGAGCTCGTCCAGCATCTCGACCTACCCGCATCCAAGCACGTGGTGGGCACGTCGATGGGCGCGCTGATCGCCATGGCGTATGTGAGTCAACACGTCGGCAGCGCGGCCACCCTGACCCTGGTAGGCCCCGCCGGGCTGAGCCGTCAACCCGTTGCGCAGAAACTGTTGCTGGGCAACGACATCACGGCCAGCGTCCTCGCCAAGCGGTTCGGGCGACGTGTCCTCGAACAGCATCTGGGACACAATGTGGCAGACGCCGACCGTGCCGCCGCCCTGGCGGCCATGATCGGTGACGCCTCACGATACGAAGGTTCGATCTACGGCTTCTTCGAGACACTGCAACACTTTCCGTTGTTCAATCGCGCCGAGCTCTACCGGCACACCGGCACACTTCACCTGCCCACACAACTGATCTGGGGCCGTGACGACCACGTCACCCCGATCAGCAGCCTGGGCCAGGTCCGCGAACTGCTCCAGCCCAGCCAATGCCACGTCATCGATGACTGCGGCCATATGGCGCCGTTCGAACGTCCCCTCGTCGTCGCCGACCAACTGGCGACTTTCTACGACACCTTCCACAGATCGGCTTGA
- a CDS encoding FAD-dependent monooxygenase: MTTTTITDVLIVGAGPAGTALAIDLVRRGVAVRLIDKAPHAFDGSRAKGIQPRTLEVLDDLGALPDIVNQGALYPPMGIHLGPITIPFRMMAKGKRGPDVPYPDTWLIPQHRTDRALHARFESLGDRVEFDTELMELTDHGTHVTAQVATSDGAEDITARYLVGADGGASRVRKILGVEFSGSTDEADRILIVDAAVSGGLSRKYWHVWPGLKGRFVGACPLPHSDTFQWMIRLSPDEQPPQDLAQINARIQAHTHNKRLALHDIRWQSVFRPNIRLAQNYRRGRVLLAGDAAHVHTPAGAQGLNTGIGDAYNLGWKLGQVLGGADDRLLDTYEQERQPIAAGVLGLSTKKYEGIGKFDPSSIRRGKDEKQLGLTYHGGPLAPLAADHTKTLRVGDRAPDADLVTADGRRVRVFDAYRGPHFTALAYGPQAADGLAELDWPAAGAELTRVIVDTDSKGDLPEGVLTDPTGQFAEIYGLSRDTVLLIRPDGYIGHIAIHNIAETISAAAQIMTPHIVTSAPSKRS; the protein is encoded by the coding sequence ATGACAACAACGACCATCACCGACGTCTTGATCGTCGGCGCAGGGCCCGCCGGCACCGCGCTTGCGATCGACCTCGTGCGCCGCGGCGTGGCGGTACGCCTCATCGATAAGGCGCCACATGCCTTCGACGGTTCCCGCGCCAAAGGCATCCAGCCCCGCACCCTCGAGGTTCTCGACGATCTCGGCGCCTTGCCCGACATCGTCAACCAGGGCGCCCTGTACCCCCCGATGGGAATCCATCTCGGCCCAATCACGATCCCTTTCAGGATGATGGCCAAGGGAAAGCGCGGTCCCGATGTCCCATACCCCGATACCTGGCTGATCCCGCAGCACCGCACCGACCGGGCGCTGCACGCCCGGTTCGAATCCTTAGGCGACCGTGTTGAATTCGACACCGAGTTGATGGAACTCACCGACCACGGTACGCATGTCACAGCACAAGTCGCGACCTCTGACGGCGCCGAGGACATCACCGCGCGTTACCTTGTCGGCGCCGACGGCGGCGCCAGCCGGGTCCGCAAGATCCTCGGCGTCGAGTTCAGCGGCTCCACCGACGAGGCCGACCGCATCCTCATCGTCGACGCCGCCGTCTCGGGTGGATTGTCCCGCAAGTACTGGCACGTGTGGCCCGGACTCAAGGGACGCTTCGTCGGCGCTTGCCCGCTGCCACACAGCGACACATTCCAGTGGATGATCCGGCTTTCGCCCGACGAACAACCGCCGCAAGACCTGGCGCAGATCAACGCGCGCATCCAAGCCCACACCCACAACAAACGGCTCGCACTGCATGACATTCGGTGGCAGTCGGTGTTTCGCCCGAACATCCGACTGGCCCAGAACTACCGCCGCGGCCGCGTCCTGCTGGCCGGTGACGCCGCCCACGTCCACACCCCCGCCGGCGCCCAGGGGCTCAACACCGGGATCGGCGACGCCTACAACCTGGGCTGGAAACTCGGCCAAGTCCTGGGAGGAGCAGACGATCGACTCCTCGACACCTATGAACAGGAACGGCAACCGATCGCCGCAGGCGTGCTCGGGCTATCGACCAAGAAGTACGAAGGGATCGGAAAATTCGACCCGTCGAGCATCCGACGCGGCAAGGACGAGAAGCAACTAGGCCTGACTTATCACGGCGGCCCACTGGCGCCCCTGGCCGCCGATCACACCAAGACCTTGCGTGTGGGCGACCGCGCGCCCGATGCCGACCTCGTCACCGCGGACGGCCGCCGCGTGCGGGTGTTTGACGCTTACCGCGGACCGCATTTCACCGCGCTGGCCTACGGTCCACAGGCCGCCGACGGGTTGGCGGAACTCGACTGGCCCGCCGCCGGCGCGGAACTCACGCGTGTCATCGTCGACACCGACAGCAAGGGCGACCTACCCGAGGGCGTGCTCACCGACCCGACCGGACAATTCGCCGAGATCTACGGGTTGTCCCGAGACACGGTGTTGCTGATTCGGCCGGACGGCTACATCGGCCACATCGCCATCCACAACATCGCCGAAACAATCAGCGCCGCTGCGCAAATTATGACGCCGCACATCGTGACATCAGCGCCGTCGAAGCGGTCATGA